The segment CGCGCACTCGGCTTAGGAGCGCGGGAAGCGCACGCCGCCGCACAGGCAGCCGCCGGCGACATCGACGAGCGACGGTATGCCCGCCCACGAGCTTGCACAACGGCCGGCGATCGAGCACGTGAGCGGTCGTGCCCGAGCTGCCCGACGTGACCGTCTACCTCGACGCGCTCGCCCCGCGTCTGGTCGGCGCGACGCTCGAGCGCGTGCGGGTGGCGAGCCCGTTCCTCGTGCGCAGCGTCGACCCGCCGCTCGGCGACGCGTTCGGTCGCGAGATCACGGGTCTCCGCCGGATCGGGAAGCGCATCGTCGTCGCGCTCGCCGGCGACGTGTACCTCGTCGTGCACCTCATGATCGCGGGGCGCCTGCGCTGGCGCGAGCGCGGCGCCAAGATCCCGGGCAAGCTCGGGCTCGCCGCCTTCGACGTCACGCGCGGGACGCTGTTGCTCACCGAAGCGAGCACGCGCAAGCGGGCGTCCCTCCACGTCGTGCGCGGCGAGGCGGCGCTCCGCGACTTCGATCCCGGCGGCATCGAGGTGCTGGACGCGGATCTGGCGACCTTCGCGGCCGCGCTCCGGCGCGAGCGGCACACCGTCAAACGCAGCCT is part of the Candidatus Eisenbacteria bacterium genome and harbors:
- a CDS encoding DNA-formamidopyrimidine glycosylase family protein translates to MPELPDVTVYLDALAPRLVGATLERVRVASPFLVRSVDPPLGDAFGREITGLRRIGKRIVVALAGDVYLVVHLMIAGRLRWRERGAKIPGKLGLAAFDVTRGTLLLTEASTRKRASLHVVRGEAALRDFDPGGIEVLDADLATFAAALRRERHTVKRSLTDPRIFAGIGNAYSDEILHAARLSPVVMTDRLSDDEIARLHEATRATLAGWIDRLRRETGDRFPEHVTAFRDGMAVHGRYRQPCPVCGAPVQRIRHAENESNYCATCQTGGRLLADRSLSRLLRADWPRTLEELEERRAGTDPVRRGPGRASRAP